TTGAGTTGAGGCTAATAGTAAATTGACGAGCGACACTACTCACTAAGATAGGCTTGTTAGGGTCAGTCAGCTCAAGCTTGCTTCCTTGAGCAAGGCTGGTCACAGAAAAAAATAAGCATAATAGAACAATATATTTACAAACCTGCATGTAGCCCTCCAAAGAAATCTTTTGATTGTAACTACTCGCCCCTAGAAGCGGACGTCCTAGCCAACTAATCACTTTAGGTGCGAGTAGATACCTTTTGATTATTTGTGAAAATTATAGCTTTTTCCATGCATTTTCGCTGCGCATATAGATAGGTAAGGCTGCTTCTAATGAGGGAACTCTGCCTTGCTCTATAAAGCTCTTTGCTAAATATACTGTATCCTGCGCCTTTGGATAATACTGTGTTATCACCTGTGAGAAAATCTCCAAATCAAGGGTAATCTCGTCGCGCATATCCGTGACCACTACCCATTGATCATTATCAATAGGAGATAAGTCTATATCCGCTAACGAACATAACACATCCGCATGTTGCTCAACCATAAGATCATTAGCGCCTACCGCATAAAAACCGCAATAGGCTTGTCCCATTCTCGCATTCAAAATTAGCATCACTTTTTGCTTGCCAAATTCTCTGTAAATACCTTGTGCCATACTTCGTAATGAAGGAACTGCAATTAAGGGTTTTTTATGTGCCAGTGCAATGCCCTGTCCCACCGCCGCTGCGATGCGAATACCTGTATAGCTTCCCGGGCC
This portion of the Gammaproteobacteria bacterium genome encodes:
- the tsaB gene encoding tRNA (adenosine(37)-N6)-threonylcarbamoyltransferase complex dimerization subunit type 1 TsaB, yielding MNILALETSSDACSIALMNRDKIIQRHEVLPQQHANIILDWIAVLLANANVIIPELDAIAYSCGPGSYTGIRIAAAVGQGIALAHKKPLIAVPSLRSMAQGIYREFGKQKVMLILNARMGQAYCGFYAVGANDLMVEQHADVLCSLADIDLSPIDNDQWVVVTDMRDEITLDLEIFSQVITQYYPKAQDTVYLAKSFIEQGRVPSLEAALPIYMRSENAWKKL